In Schizosaccharomyces osmophilus chromosome 1, complete sequence, the genomic window TCGCTTCCTGTTGCGAAATTTTGGTAAAGCTTAGCTTTGATACCTCTGATGTTACCCAAGGAAGAAATCAACCCTACCCTACCTCCGCAGttgaaacaagaaaaagccGTCACTGTCACGGGCCTAAACAGAAACTCAGAAAATCGCCTCTGCGCAAATCACCAAACCAAGTATGCCTTCTGCTCCTCGTAAGCAATCCAAGACCTACAAGGTTCCTAGCCGTCCCTTCGAGTCAGCTCGTCTTGACGCTGAACTCAAGCTTGCTGGTGAATATGGTTTGAGAAACAAGCACGAAATCTGGCGTGTTGCCCTTACCCTCTCTAAGATCCGTCGTGCTGCTCGTGAGCTTTTGACTCTTGACGAGAAGGACCCTAAGCGTCTCTTTGAAGGTAACGCCATTATTCGTCGTCTTGTTCGTTTGGGTATCTTGGACGAGACCCGTATGAAGCTTGATTATGTCTTGGCTCTTCGTATTGAAGACTTTTTGGAGCGTCGTTTGCAAACCCAAGTTTTCAAGCTTGGTTTGGCTAAGTCTATCCACCACGCTCGTGTCTTGATCTACCAACGTCACATCCGTGTGGGTAAGCAAATTGTCAATGTCCCCTCTTTCGTTGTCCGTTTGGACTCTCAAAAGCACATTGACTTTGCCCTTACTTCTCCTTACGGTGGTGGCCGTCCTGGTCGCTGCAAGAGAAAGCACCTTCGTGCTCAACAAGAAGGTGGTGAAGGCGctgaagaagctgaagaagagTAAACACCacaagaaataaaatgatCAAGTGAACTAATATAGGCAACAAGCTGATTTTTTGCGTGTGTAGTTTTGTTTAGTAGCAGTAAGAGTAAATATTATTATGTTTAAAAGTGCCGGCTTCGTAAGTCATTGTACATTAACACAATGTTAAATCGGGGTTGTCATGTCGCATTATCTGAATCCTGTCGCCTTAGGCTCATTAAGTTCATATCAACTAAATGTTCATTGGCTATGTCCGCTGTCACCATTTTCAGCTCTGAATAGTCTCTAATTCTAGTTAATTATAAAACATGCTTATTTATTAGTACAAATGTATTTAATGCATTATCCCAGTTTCCATGAAGCTATTTGCTTTCCATCGAGCTTGATAGATTGTGTTTCCAATTATAGAGAATGTCTTTGCACTGTCCTCGAATAGAGTATAGTTCATCCTTAGGTAAATTATCGAGTAATGCTATACGTTTCAAGACTTTGGCTATTTTCGTCGTAGTGATCATTTCGTAGTTTAGATATGGAAAACCCTCAACCTCCTCTAAGTATTCTTTCGCGCGGtacaattcttcttctccaaAGTTAATATTTGATGAGAGGAAGAGTTTTTGCAATTTAAACCGAAAGTAAAGTAGGCGCTGAACtaatgttttcatttcgcTAGTCGCAGAATTCGAAGGCGACAATAGCCTCCTGTCTTTGAGATCCGAACTAGAAAGATTATTTTTGTAGTCTGTCTTTTTAACATTTCTATTCAGTTTCGAATCCGCAGAGTCAAAATTGGAAGTTGATAAATTTCCATACATTTCTGATATTGAAGAGATTGACGACATTGTACTTAATAGACTGGAAGAATCCGTACTGTTTTCCGTAGGAGAACCCTCaaagcttttccttttacgTTTATCTAATACATAGGTATCACTTGCTAAGTAGtcattttcgttttgttcttcctcttcagTGGAATCCTCACCTTCAATGTCAGGTGGCTCGCGCGCTGCTTCATAAGCCTCTCttaatatttttgattttctttttatggaatttaaaaaattactGATATCCTCGTTTGCTAAAGGCTTTAAACCAGTTTGTTTTACCCAAGAGCTGATTTCGTTAGCAAAGGTCGTGCTCTTATATACAAGCCAAAGGTCCTAAATATACTTACAAGTctaaatttggaaaaaactGGACCTTATAGAAATGCTCTGGAGATTTTTCAATGGTTATACCGTCCCGATTCATGAGCTTATAACGAACGATTTGGGCAGGCCACCTCCACACAGAAAGTTAATTTTTAACTGTTGTAGCTGAAGTTAACATACCATGGATATCCAGATACTTTTGCCAATACCCTGTCTCCTCTATGATATGGCTTAACACCACCCTCAGCGTCTTCCTTCACTGAGGATCTTGTCAAAGTAGTTGATGTACTTTTAGTGCCACCCTTCTGTAGTGTGtatgcttttgcttctgACTTCACGTTTTTTTCCACCTGTGATATAGACTGTTTGCTATTCATGGCCGCATTATTCCCATTACCCataatttcaaacaaaatttaaataaaataaaccaaaaagacCTTTATAAATCATATGAAAGACATATAATCTGTATATTGACTATAAGAATTATGAGTTTGTGTTGTAGTCACCAGGGTATTAATTTATTCAAAGTTAAACCACGCTAAATATCATCTATAATGAAATGAGCATATTCTTATTTATAGTATACATAATACATTTTAGCTAGTCGGGTGGTTCCTTTTAAACCAATTTACAGGTATCTAAAAACTTGAAAGCTTTCATGATATTTGCTTcacattttgtttattctaGAATTGTAAGTGGATGCAAGTAGGGGTAGTTTTAAATAGCTTTTTGAGAGATCAATTTGTAATCGCA contains:
- the rps902 gene encoding 40S ribosomal protein S9, with amino-acid sequence MPSAPRKQSKTYKVPSRPFESARLDAELKLAGEYGLRNKHEIWRVALTLSKIRRAARELLTLDEKDPKRLFEGNAIIRRLVRLGILDETRMKLDYVLALRIEDFLERRLQTQVFKLGLAKSIHHARVLIYQRHIRVGKQIVNVPSFVVRLDSQKHIDFALTSPYGGGRPGRCKRKHLRAQQEGGEGAEEAEEE
- the pdp1 gene encoding PWWP domain protein Pdp1 gives rise to the protein MGNGNNAAMNSKQSISQVEKNVKSEAKAYTLQKGGTKSTSTTLTRSSVKEDAEGGVKPYHRGDRVLAKVSGYPWWPAQIVRYKLMNRDGITIEKSPEHFYKVQFFPNLDFSWVKQTGLKPLANEDISNFLNSIKRKSKILREAYEAAREPPDIEGEDSTEEEEQNENDYLASDTYVLDKRKRKSFEGSPTENSTDSSSLLSTMSSISSISEMYGNLSTSNFDSADSKLNRNVKKTDYKNNLSSSDLKDRRLLSPSNSATSEMKTLVQRLLYFRFKLQKLFLSSNINFGEEELYRAKEYLEEVEGFPYLNYEMITTTKIAKVLKRIALLDNLPKDELYSIRGQCKDILYNWKHNLSSSMESK